TTCGCGCTCTTCGAGGTTCAGGGCGAGACCGAGGGTCCCGTCCTCGAACTTCAGCAGCTCGTTCGCCATGGCCGAGGGAAGACCCTCGATCTTCGCGATGCCGTCGCCGGCAACGCTGACAGTTCCGACCTCCTCGCGAGAGGCCGCGTCCGGCTGGTACGACTGGACGAAGTTCTCCAGTGCGTCCCGGATCTCCTCCGGCCGGATCGTGAGCTCCGCCATCTGGGTTCCCTGCTCTCCTTGTTGGGCCCGAAGTTTTCTAGGGGTCTGGGGTCGGCCCCCAGGAATCCTCTGCGGCCCAACCGGGCCGCTGGCAATGCGTACTACTGGCAGTGCTTGGTGCTGCGATGCGTGGGTGACAGGCGTCAGCCGGCCATGCGCCGGGAGACCTCGTCGAGGCGCTCCGCAACGGTCCCGTTGATGAACTCGTCGCCGACGCGAACCTGGATGCCGCCGAGGACCGAGGGGTCCACGTCGAGGTTCAGGTGCATCTCGCGACCGTAGATCTTCGCGAGGGCCGCGCCGAGGCGCTGCTTCTGCTGGTCGGTGAGGGGCACCGCTGAGGTGACCTCCGCGACCATCCGGTTGCGGCGCTCCGCGGCGAGCTTGGAGAGGGAGTCGAGTCCCGCTTCCAGGCTACGTCCACGGGGCTGCGTGACGAGACGGACGACCAGACGCTCGGTGACCTGCTCGGCCCGACCCCCGAGCAGGCTGCGGAGCAGCTCGCTCTTGGCGGCGGTGGTGGCCGCCTTGTCGGTGAGCGCGGAACGGAGCGCGGCGTTCGACGAGACGATCCGGCCGAAGCGGAACAGCTCGTCCTCGACGTTGTCGAGGGAACCGGCCTGCTGGGCGGCGGTGAGGTCGGCGGTGTTCGCCAGCTCCTCCGCCGTGTCGACCAGATCGCGCGACTGCGACCAGCGGGACCGGACCATGCCCTTGACCAGGTCGACGGCGGCACCGTCCACCTGACCGGTGAGCAGACGCCCGGCCAGCTCGGCCTTGGCCTCGCCGGACTGCGACGGGTCGGTCAGGACCCGGCGCAGCGAGACCTCACGGTCGAGCAGCGCGGTGACGGCGGCCAGGTCGCCGGCCAGCTTC
This is a stretch of genomic DNA from Streptomyces sp. NBC_00237. It encodes these proteins:
- a CDS encoding F0F1 ATP synthase subunit delta, which produces MNGASREALGNARSSLDALTDTPSVDATKLAGDLAAVTALLDREVSLRRVLTDPSQSGEAKAELAGRLLTGQVDGAAVDLVKGMVRSRWSQSRDLVDTAEELANTADLTAAQQAGSLDNVEDELFRFGRIVSSNAALRSALTDKAATTAAKSELLRSLLGGRAEQVTERLVVRLVTQPRGRSLEAGLDSLSKLAAERRNRMVAEVTSAVPLTDQQKQRLGAALAKIYGREMHLNLDVDPSVLGGIQVRVGDEFINGTVAERLDEVSRRMAG